In Sulfurisphaera javensis, a single genomic region encodes these proteins:
- a CDS encoding AbrB/MazE/SpoVT family DNA-binding domain-containing protein, translated as MNEKIVTLDERGRIILPKEIREKVNARKLKVKLVKESILLQPVDDAVDRFYGIFKGKVEKDVDEIFNEAVEERINEKVLRR; from the coding sequence ATGAATGAGAAAATCGTTACATTAGATGAGAGGGGAAGGATTATTTTGCCGAAAGAGATTAGGGAAAAGGTTAATGCAAGAAAGCTTAAGGTTAAGCTTGTCAAAGAAAGTATTTTACTTCAACCAGTTGATGATGCTGTAGACAGGTTCTACGGTATATTTAAGGGGAAAGTTGAGAAAGATGTGGATGAAATATTCAATGAAGCTGTGGAAGAGCGTATAAATGAAAAGGTACTTCGACGTTAA
- a CDS encoding DUF86 domain-containing protein: protein MQNLDEWITYYATLHLLQIQAQAFIDLSRRLLSNMGITTDSYKESVRKLFELGLINEEEYKFLNSVISFRNIVVHAYAVVERRVIEKIMKERSYRKILEIAEKLREKAKEYWDP, encoded by the coding sequence ATTCAAAATCTTGATGAATGGATAACTTATTACGCTACACTTCATTTACTTCAAATACAAGCACAAGCTTTCATTGATCTGTCAAGAAGACTTCTTTCCAATATGGGTATAACTACTGATAGTTATAAGGAGAGTGTAAGAAAATTATTTGAACTTGGTTTAATTAATGAGGAGGAGTATAAGTTTCTGAATTCAGTGATCTCTTTCAGAAATATTGTAGTCCATGCTTATGCTGTAGTAGAAAGACGAGTAATAGAAAAAATAATGAAAGAAAGAAGTTATAGAAAAATATTAGAAATAGCTGAAAAACTTAGAGAAAAAGCCAAAGAGTATTGGGATCCATAA
- a CDS encoding nucleotidyltransferase domain-containing protein → MDITVLDKLKQFPWSNYNVLYAVLFGSIAKKSKGRDVDIAVELEEYDVDTHLKLLADLQDFLNTELVDLVIITDETSCYLIHEIFNNTRLIYLRDDKAWFKMNNRINECEDFLIDAKKLNEIENAVKAVMKRWKEIDSIR, encoded by the coding sequence GTGGATATAACAGTCCTTGATAAACTTAAACAATTCCCTTGGAGTAATTACAATGTACTTTACGCTGTACTGTTTGGATCAATTGCAAAAAAAAGTAAAGGAAGAGATGTAGATATTGCTGTTGAACTTGAAGAATATGATGTTGATACTCACTTAAAATTACTTGCTGATTTACAAGACTTTCTTAACACAGAGCTTGTAGATTTAGTAATAATAACTGACGAAACAAGCTGTTATTTAATTCATGAGATATTCAATAATACAAGGCTAATTTATTTACGTGATGACAAAGCATGGTTTAAAATGAATAATAGGATAAATGAGTGTGAGGATTTTCTAATTGACGCCAAAAAATTAAATGAGATTGAAAACGCTGTTAAGGCGGTAATGAAAAGGTGGAAAGAGATTGACAGTATTAGATAA
- a CDS encoding MFS transporter, whose amino-acid sequence MVFLRYFRLFFGPNVIAEKLGINGVIFELIILTIFALPWNFTSAMLADKLGRKALQAIGFTGMGLFTLIFAFLIGKISPIVTLSLYGFSTVFSQIGPGTIVGFWGVELFPATVRGLTQGITVLGGRMGVLTTTFLFPIILNAYGIVPTMVILAIVSFLGAITTMFLPEPKQRSLTEFERLGEELESK is encoded by the coding sequence GTGGTATTTCTTCGATATTTCCGCTTATTTTTCGGCCCAAACGTAATAGCTGAGAAATTAGGTATTAACGGAGTAATATTTGAACTCATCATCTTGACTATATTTGCCTTACCATGGAACTTTACAAGTGCTATGTTAGCTGATAAATTAGGTAGAAAAGCATTACAAGCAATTGGTTTCACTGGCATGGGATTATTTACACTAATCTTCGCCTTCCTTATAGGTAAAATAAGTCCTATCGTAACTCTTTCACTTTACGGCTTTAGTACAGTTTTCAGTCAAATAGGTCCGGGTACAATTGTAGGATTTTGGGGAGTAGAACTATTTCCTGCAACTGTAAGGGGATTAACTCAAGGCATAACAGTATTAGGAGGCAGAATGGGAGTTTTAACAACTACTTTTCTTTTCCCTATTATACTAAACGCCTATGGTATAGTACCAACAATGGTTATATTAGCTATAGTATCTTTCTTAGGAGCAATAACTACTATGTTTTTGCCAGAGCCAAAACAAAGGAGTTTAACTGAGTTTGAAAGATTAGGAGAGGAATTAGAAAGTAAATGA
- a CDS encoding MFS transporter: MQEPFHNPLKDYEEKKLSLFHIKTTLIAGAGQIVDGYDLTVAALILPALESYFGSSLLQLSTMLFASIIAGNILGALIFGYLAKHGRKRFYGIDAMLMVFGALFQAFITSPYQLVILRFLLGLGIGADYVLSPLINAEYANRKDRGKLMAISGGFMWNLGALLSVIATLSLSSILPTDILWRVVLALGSVPALLVVYFRRKYPETPHYLLFVKGDVEELKKKYGLNVNKVSVGKVMWNVILPTLLLAALTWYFFDISAYFSAQT; encoded by the coding sequence ATGCAAGAGCCCTTTCACAATCCGTTGAAAGATTATGAAGAGAAGAAATTAAGCCTTTTTCACATTAAGACAACTTTAATAGCTGGTGCCGGACAAATAGTAGATGGTTACGATTTAACAGTAGCAGCCTTGATATTACCAGCTCTAGAATCATACTTTGGTTCCTCTCTTCTTCAATTATCTACAATGCTTTTTGCCTCAATAATTGCTGGAAACATTTTAGGAGCATTAATTTTTGGTTATTTAGCTAAGCACGGAAGAAAGAGGTTTTACGGAATTGATGCTATGTTAATGGTTTTTGGAGCATTATTTCAAGCATTTATAACTTCTCCATATCAGCTTGTAATTCTGAGATTCCTTTTAGGTTTAGGAATAGGGGCTGATTACGTTCTATCCCCACTTATAAATGCTGAGTATGCTAATAGAAAGGATAGAGGTAAGTTAATGGCTATTTCTGGCGGTTTTATGTGGAATTTAGGGGCATTACTCTCGGTTATAGCAACTTTATCCTTATCTTCAATCTTACCAACAGACATACTATGGAGAGTCGTACTTGCCTTAGGGAGCGTTCCAGCACTACTGGTAGTGTATTTCAGAAGAAAATATCCGGAAACACCTCATTACCTTCTTTTTGTAAAAGGGGATGTTGAAGAGTTAAAGAAAAAGTATGGACTTAACGTGAACAAAGTAAGTGTAGGAAAAGTCATGTGGAATGTAATCTTACCAACACTTTTATTAGCTGCACTTACGTGGTATTTCTTCGATATTTCCGCTTATTTTTCGGCCCAAACGTAA
- a CDS encoding alkaline phosphatase family protein, producing the protein MSLENSIYSLSVEVKNAIEGKGSRELKRDKVLFILVDGLGYNVIGRLGLKEVRKINSVFPTITVTVLTTILTATPPGVHGILGWRVLDKENGRIVNLLEENANVGFAKPFLTEEDVILAPALRPSMRLFKSITKNVIPYFSPWDAITQTNDIIKNKRPRFVFLYLPFVDAVSHYFGPYSSHTLYTAQQILELTRTLAEKLSGEYSVIITSDHGHIPVEGVVRIDKEILHYVDLPPYGDHRNLMLLSKKDPSEYLTKKYNLTVLNKEKAREIMGGDNIPDYVAIPNDNKLYMYWNDEEEAKHLGSHGGLSKEEMEIPLFIY; encoded by the coding sequence ATGAGCTTAGAAAACAGTATTTATTCCTTGTCAGTTGAAGTTAAAAACGCAATTGAAGGAAAAGGCTCACGCGAGTTAAAGAGGGACAAAGTACTTTTTATCTTAGTAGATGGCTTAGGTTATAACGTAATAGGGAGATTGGGATTAAAAGAAGTTAGAAAAATTAATTCAGTCTTTCCTACAATCACTGTTACAGTGCTAACTACAATTTTAACAGCTACTCCACCCGGTGTTCACGGAATTTTAGGTTGGAGAGTTTTAGATAAAGAGAATGGAAGAATTGTTAATCTCTTAGAAGAAAACGCAAATGTAGGTTTTGCAAAACCGTTTCTCACTGAGGAAGATGTAATATTAGCACCAGCATTAAGACCCTCTATGAGACTTTTCAAAAGTATAACGAAAAACGTTATTCCTTATTTCTCTCCATGGGATGCGATAACACAAACTAATGATATAATTAAAAACAAAAGACCTAGGTTTGTCTTTCTATATCTTCCTTTTGTTGATGCTGTTAGTCATTATTTTGGTCCTTACTCATCCCACACACTATATACTGCACAACAAATTCTTGAACTAACAAGAACGCTTGCTGAAAAGCTGAGTGGAGAATATTCTGTAATAATTACTTCAGATCACGGTCATATTCCAGTTGAAGGAGTTGTAAGAATAGACAAGGAGATTCTACATTACGTTGACTTACCACCTTACGGCGATCATAGGAACTTAATGCTACTTAGCAAGAAAGACCCATCAGAATATTTGACTAAGAAGTATAATTTGACTGTTCTTAACAAGGAGAAGGCGAGAGAAATTATGGGGGGAGACAATATTCCAGATTACGTTGCAATTCCAAATGATAACAAACTTTACATGTATTGGAATGATGAAGAAGAGGCAAAGCATTTAGGTTCTCATGGTGGATTAAGTAAAGAGGAGATGGAAATTCCATTGTTTATATACTGA
- a CDS encoding MFS transporter, which translates to MNLKDVFKPLDEANFNIYHFRSLLITTLGMFTISYNTTFVSIELKQLSHIFHATGILFILLGTASFWTAIAGALLFGFISNFKGRRAVYGFECLFLAIGSLLGAFTTNAIELIITQMIFGIGIGGDFVLSPIVLGEFSEVRDRGKLLAFSVGVTGPLGSIASAGTILLLNALNVPSNISWRIVLALGAIIPGSVVYLRRKVPESPRYLARIKGDVKGLENVIKTVTKKDVTINANLMDKTPVLFYMIKYAWAIFIAGFLWFLDHMVNPGGVFELALVAYPLGIKNLALFSLLITLLASIPGGIVNLLLIDRWGRKPLEAIGFIGMGAALILFFVLKITVLKSPVGLVPLIAALILAGYHFFHNVGPANVSAAGIFNVELVPTKIRGIASGIVVAIDRTGALANSAIFPFLVSNFGLGLAVGIGGFLGVLAAIITLFIVPETKGKSLEEASKEEEVAKLAESLSSQSSNQKGSSDEINE; encoded by the coding sequence ATGAACCTAAAAGACGTTTTCAAACCCCTAGATGAAGCAAACTTCAATATATACCATTTCAGAAGTTTGTTAATAACAACACTAGGAATGTTCACAATAAGCTACAACACTACATTTGTTTCCATAGAATTAAAGCAACTATCACATATTTTTCACGCAACTGGAATTCTATTTATATTATTAGGAACAGCATCCTTTTGGACTGCAATAGCTGGAGCATTACTCTTCGGCTTTATATCAAACTTTAAAGGTAGAAGAGCAGTTTATGGTTTTGAATGCTTATTTCTAGCAATAGGTTCTCTCTTAGGTGCTTTTACAACAAATGCTATTGAATTAATAATAACCCAAATGATATTCGGAATAGGAATTGGTGGAGATTTCGTACTCTCTCCAATAGTATTAGGAGAATTTTCTGAGGTTAGAGATAGAGGAAAGTTGCTAGCTTTTTCCGTTGGTGTAACTGGTCCTTTAGGAAGTATTGCTAGTGCTGGGACAATTTTATTATTAAATGCATTAAACGTACCTTCAAATATTAGCTGGAGAATAGTCTTAGCCTTAGGAGCAATAATTCCGGGATCAGTAGTTTATCTAAGGAGAAAAGTCCCAGAATCTCCTAGATATCTAGCAAGAATAAAGGGTGATGTAAAGGGACTTGAAAACGTTATTAAGACTGTGACTAAAAAAGACGTGACTATAAATGCTAACTTAATGGACAAAACTCCAGTACTATTTTACATGATAAAATATGCTTGGGCAATTTTTATTGCTGGCTTCTTATGGTTCTTAGATCACATGGTTAATCCGGGAGGGGTTTTCGAGTTAGCATTAGTAGCTTATCCTCTTGGAATTAAGAATTTAGCATTATTTAGCTTATTAATAACACTTTTAGCATCAATTCCAGGTGGAATTGTAAACTTACTGCTAATTGATAGATGGGGAAGAAAACCATTAGAGGCTATAGGCTTTATAGGAATGGGAGCTGCTTTAATCTTATTCTTCGTACTAAAAATAACAGTATTAAAATCACCAGTTGGCTTAGTTCCTTTAATCGCTGCTTTAATCTTGGCTGGCTATCACTTCTTCCACAATGTTGGACCAGCAAATGTAAGTGCGGCTGGAATATTTAATGTTGAATTAGTACCAACTAAAATAAGAGGAATTGCATCTGGAATAGTTGTGGCAATTGATAGAACTGGAGCTTTAGCAAACTCAGCAATATTTCCATTCTTAGTAAGTAATTTTGGTTTAGGTTTAGCTGTAGGTATTGGAGGTTTCTTAGGAGTTTTAGCTGCTATTATAACGTTATTCATAGTGCCAGAAACTAAAGGAAAATCCTTAGAAGAAGCAAGTAAAGAAGAAGAAGTGGCTAAACTAGCTGAAAGCTTAAGTAGCCAATCATCTAATCAAAAAGGTTCATCAGATGAAATAAATGAATAA
- the msrA gene encoding peptide-methionine (S)-S-oxide reductase MsrA, with protein sequence MEIATLGGGCFWCTEAVFKRVKGVISVKPGYSGGTMPNPTYEDVCTGETGHAEVVQIVFDPNIISYKEILEIFFAIHDPTTLNRQGNDVGTQYRSIILYHNEEQKKIAEEMIKEVEKKLGKKVVTELKPFEAFYEAEDYHHDFYDKRRSYPYCKYVIDPKVEKLFKYFPEKVKDEYKGRSLRLM encoded by the coding sequence ATGGAAATTGCTACATTAGGTGGAGGATGTTTTTGGTGTACTGAAGCAGTATTTAAGAGGGTGAAAGGAGTTATTAGTGTTAAACCCGGATATTCAGGAGGAACAATGCCTAACCCTACATATGAGGATGTATGCACTGGAGAAACTGGGCACGCTGAGGTAGTTCAAATTGTTTTTGATCCTAACATTATATCTTACAAGGAGATATTAGAGATCTTTTTTGCTATTCATGATCCTACAACATTAAATAGACAAGGTAACGATGTAGGAACTCAATATAGATCTATAATACTTTATCATAATGAAGAGCAAAAGAAAATAGCTGAGGAAATGATTAAGGAAGTTGAGAAAAAGTTAGGCAAGAAAGTTGTTACAGAGTTAAAACCTTTTGAAGCGTTTTATGAGGCAGAAGATTATCATCATGATTTTTACGATAAACGCAGAAGTTATCCATATTGCAAGTACGTTATTGATCCTAAAGTTGAAAAGTTGTTCAAGTATTTTCCAGAAAAAGTAAAAGATGAATATAAAGGTAGATCACTTAGATTGATGTAA
- a CDS encoding aldehyde dehydrogenase family protein, translated as MVFVNEKTYQTYLEEGREEEFHKEYEKALEKVNLGNEYPILVGKDEVKLSDKLIVKTPIDTSKVLGIFQRDDGSNLLNAINVAKEGFKYWKDSDWRDRVELAYKAVKEMRRMKFELAVIITYENGKNRYEAMAEVDEAIDYFNYYAKLLEDNRGFIREMESRIVKGEKAYSVMRPYGTWLIISPFNFPLAITTTMTLGALLTGNTVVVKPSSDTPLSAFMLVSILRKVGFPKEVVNYVTIPGELVDKYLDYVDGFAFTGSREVGHKLLKSFINKKPRPAVLELGGKNATIITAKADLNKAVEGTFRGAFGFGGQKCSATSRVFIEKAVYNEFLAKLKDKIEKTVIGDPRKRETFLGPLINKNAVEKYKKYIKQAIDEGGKILVGGNVIEEEKTYLVQPTVIVDLPYSSSLWKTELFVPILLAKEVENLQEAIKLANDVDYGLTAGIFSEDEKEIEYFFNNIEAGVVYANRISGSTTGGMPGVQPFGGWKDSGWTGKNAGGPYYLLSFMREQARTTYK; from the coding sequence ATGGTATTTGTTAACGAGAAAACTTATCAGACCTACTTAGAAGAAGGTAGAGAAGAGGAATTTCACAAGGAGTATGAAAAAGCTTTAGAAAAAGTAAATTTAGGGAATGAATATCCAATCCTTGTAGGAAAAGATGAGGTTAAACTTTCTGATAAATTAATTGTTAAAACACCAATAGATACTAGCAAAGTTTTAGGAATATTTCAGAGAGATGATGGAAGTAACTTACTTAATGCAATAAATGTAGCAAAAGAAGGATTCAAATATTGGAAAGATAGTGATTGGAGAGATAGGGTTGAACTAGCTTATAAAGCTGTTAAAGAAATGAGAAGAATGAAATTTGAGTTAGCTGTAATAATAACATATGAAAATGGAAAGAATCGTTATGAAGCTATGGCAGAGGTTGATGAAGCTATTGACTATTTTAATTATTACGCTAAACTCCTTGAAGATAATCGAGGATTTATAAGAGAAATGGAAAGTAGAATAGTTAAAGGAGAAAAAGCTTATTCCGTTATGAGACCTTACGGAACTTGGTTAATAATATCCCCCTTTAATTTCCCTTTAGCAATTACTACAACAATGACTTTAGGTGCTTTATTAACTGGTAACACAGTAGTTGTAAAACCTTCATCTGATACTCCACTCTCAGCATTTATGTTAGTATCAATTTTGAGGAAGGTTGGTTTTCCGAAAGAGGTAGTAAATTACGTAACAATTCCGGGAGAATTGGTAGATAAATACTTGGATTATGTAGATGGTTTCGCTTTTACTGGGTCAAGAGAGGTAGGTCATAAACTTTTAAAGAGTTTCATAAATAAAAAGCCTAGACCAGCTGTATTAGAACTTGGAGGGAAAAACGCAACTATTATAACTGCTAAGGCTGACTTAAACAAGGCTGTAGAAGGAACATTTAGAGGAGCTTTTGGATTTGGAGGACAAAAATGCAGTGCCACTTCAAGGGTTTTCATTGAGAAAGCTGTTTATAATGAATTCCTTGCTAAACTTAAAGACAAGATAGAAAAGACTGTTATAGGAGACCCTAGAAAGAGAGAAACTTTCCTAGGACCTTTAATCAATAAGAATGCTGTTGAGAAATATAAAAAATATATCAAGCAAGCAATAGATGAAGGAGGAAAAATATTAGTTGGTGGAAATGTAATTGAAGAGGAAAAGACTTACTTAGTTCAGCCTACAGTTATTGTTGATTTACCATATTCTAGTAGTTTATGGAAAACTGAGTTATTTGTGCCAATTCTTTTAGCAAAAGAAGTAGAAAACCTTCAAGAAGCTATTAAATTAGCTAATGATGTAGATTACGGTTTAACAGCTGGAATATTTTCCGAAGACGAGAAGGAAATAGAATACTTCTTCAACAATATTGAAGCTGGAGTTGTTTATGCTAATAGAATCTCTGGATCTACTACTGGTGGTATGCCCGGAGTACAACCATTCGGAGGATGGAAAGATTCTGGTTGGACTGGTAAAAATGCTGGTGGACCATATTACTTATTATCATTTATGAGGGAACAAGCTAGGACTACATACAAATAA
- a CDS encoding HEPN domain-containing protein, giving the protein MKENGYSDLADEVQELAREYRSELSDLEDAYIESRYGEMEYDESQAENAISIAEKIINKLEEISKRVKLG; this is encoded by the coding sequence CTGAAAGAGAATGGTTATTCTGACTTAGCAGATGAAGTACAAGAACTAGCTAGAGAATACAGAAGCGAACTTTCAGATTTAGAAGATGCTTATATTGAAAGCAGATACGGAGAAATGGAATATGATGAATCTCAAGCGGAAAATGCTATTTCAATTGCTGAAAAAATTATAAATAAATTAGAGGAGATAAGTAAACGTGTAAAGCTGGGTTAA
- a CDS encoding HEPN domain-containing protein codes for MSGLKVQRLKRRALQFLSDAKKDLNDGSFDLAMFHVEEAI; via the coding sequence GTGAGTGGATTAAAAGTACAAAGGCTGAAAAGAAGAGCTTTACAATTTCTCAGTGACGCAAAGAAAGACTTGAATGATGGATCTTTCGATTTAGCAATGTTTCACGTTGAAGAAGCAATATAG
- a CDS encoding zinc ribbon domain-containing protein, translating to MSYNPPPPNPPPSKHRKWLPIIIGIVIAVAIIASVPVILALINPSPVVVSASTAQSVFGGSWTVVTNETYFAKYPINYVTIEYANGTNVTIPYPHQVKSIDHEVLIGKVNNTSVTMIIQVITYTSNVTLFHHDFGFFGGIQWGNNGFSFNVTSYNGYTLIYYASSFPHPHTSVTAIKGNEVVQIRIIGTSASLQQVEEIISNLYFFD from the coding sequence ATGAGTTACAATCCACCGCCACCTAATCCTCCACCATCTAAGCATAGAAAATGGCTTCCAATAATTATAGGTATAGTAATAGCTGTTGCTATTATAGCTTCAGTCCCAGTAATTTTAGCATTAATCAATCCTTCTCCAGTAGTGGTTTCAGCTTCAACAGCTCAGTCAGTCTTCGGCGGTTCATGGACAGTAGTCACAAATGAAACTTATTTTGCTAAATACCCAATAAATTACGTGACAATAGAATATGCTAACGGAACTAATGTGACTATTCCTTATCCTCATCAAGTTAAGTCTATAGATCATGAAGTATTAATAGGAAAAGTCAACAACACAAGCGTTACAATGATAATTCAAGTTATTACTTATACCTCAAATGTAACGCTATTTCATCATGATTTTGGTTTCTTCGGTGGCATTCAATGGGGCAATAACGGTTTTTCATTTAATGTGACAAGTTATAACGGTTATACGTTAATATATTACGCCTCATCATTTCCACATCCACACACTTCAGTTACGGCAATTAAAGGAAATGAGGTTGTTCAAATAAGAATAATAGGCACCTCTGCATCGTTACAACAAGTAGAAGAGATTATTTCAAATTTATATTTTTTTGACTAA
- a CDS encoding twin-arginine translocase TatA/TatE family subunit: MRIMAFTITDTAILVVVILILFFGASKLPEIFRSLGRATGEFKKGQLEAEMELMQMQQQLNQQSNKEVELIKKIEELQKQIDELKKQTQQQKQ; this comes from the coding sequence ATGAGAATCATGGCTTTCACTATAACTGATACAGCTATATTAGTAGTAGTTATTCTTATATTATTTTTCGGAGCCTCTAAGTTGCCTGAGATATTTAGATCTTTAGGCAGAGCTACTGGTGAATTTAAGAAAGGACAGTTGGAGGCTGAAATGGAACTCATGCAAATGCAACAGCAATTAAATCAGCAATCTAACAAGGAAGTTGAATTGATAAAAAAGATAGAAGAGCTTCAAAAACAAATAGATGAACTAAAGAAACAAACTCAACAACAAAAACAATAA
- a CDS encoding xanthine dehydrogenase family protein molybdopterin-binding subunit codes for MIEEHLPIILGKSTYIDDITPKNVVYLHVVRSTIARGRIKSVSKPEHSLLSLSWEDVKHYVPVQIFGELAKNAQVARMPILSDGKVNFVGQPILAFVVEDRYKTEDVAEEVNIEYEELDPVVDPEEALNSPPIHDGLKSNIAVEQTLEGGNLSLKDKADVIVSRKIKQARIVSNPLESKGFLCWWEGDTLNVYVSTQSAFGVRNGLREMLGIPPEKIIVKAPPNVGGGFGNKSGAYPEYALAAIASLKLGRPVKWIETRSEMLVNAQSLGRGEVSDMKLYATKEGEILGIEGTIISNMGAYMYGINYFTPFFVARLTNGPYKMKFVSIRAISVYTNTPPMGFYRGAGRPEAALIHETLIEDLADELGMDPVEIRKKNLVDDSGYVTPLGLKYDPAGYHEVLDIAEKYYRKTKETYKDKGVSIVTFTELVRTSPGEGARVVIKDGKIYFYLGLGAHGQAYGSSFKWIAADILGVSEDKIEIITGTTDLKEGVGSFGSRGGTVGSSALIAAAQELLKKLGKDKLNDEDLKKYEGAEAEVFYTTDDIFAPGAHVAVVDVDKETGQIRVIDYYAIDDVGKVLSREEIEGQIVGGVLQGASQVMMESMQYDERGNPLCSSIADCGLLTAIEAPRRVNTEYVEFRSKLLSGSRGVGEAGTTGALPAVFIAVEKAVKKKFNITPVNPSLIVP; via the coding sequence ATGATCGAAGAGCATTTACCTATAATACTTGGTAAATCCACTTATATAGATGATATTACTCCTAAGAATGTAGTATACTTACATGTAGTAAGATCAACCATAGCTAGAGGAAGAATAAAAAGTGTGTCAAAGCCGGAACACTCTTTACTTTCATTAAGTTGGGAAGATGTGAAACACTACGTTCCAGTGCAAATTTTTGGTGAGTTAGCAAAAAACGCACAGGTCGCAAGAATGCCAATCCTTTCTGATGGTAAAGTTAACTTTGTAGGACAACCAATATTAGCTTTTGTAGTTGAAGATAGGTACAAAACAGAAGATGTAGCTGAAGAAGTAAACATAGAGTATGAGGAGTTGGATCCAGTTGTTGATCCAGAAGAAGCTTTAAACTCTCCTCCGATACATGATGGATTAAAAAGCAATATTGCCGTGGAGCAAACGTTAGAAGGAGGAAATCTTTCTTTGAAGGACAAAGCAGATGTAATCGTTTCAAGGAAGATTAAACAAGCCAGAATAGTTTCAAATCCTTTAGAATCAAAAGGTTTCTTATGTTGGTGGGAGGGAGATACGTTAAATGTTTACGTATCTACTCAATCAGCTTTTGGTGTTAGAAATGGTTTAAGAGAAATGTTAGGAATTCCTCCCGAAAAAATTATAGTTAAAGCACCTCCAAATGTTGGAGGAGGATTCGGAAATAAATCGGGAGCTTACCCCGAATATGCATTAGCTGCTATTGCTTCATTAAAATTAGGAAGACCAGTAAAATGGATAGAGACTAGAAGTGAAATGTTAGTTAATGCCCAATCTTTAGGAAGAGGAGAAGTTTCTGACATGAAGCTTTATGCCACAAAAGAAGGAGAAATTCTAGGAATCGAAGGAACTATAATATCTAACATGGGTGCTTATATGTATGGTATAAACTACTTTACACCGTTCTTCGTGGCTAGATTAACTAATGGCCCCTATAAAATGAAATTTGTCTCAATAAGAGCAATATCAGTTTACACGAATACTCCGCCAATGGGATTCTATAGGGGAGCAGGAAGACCCGAGGCTGCGTTAATTCATGAAACTCTAATCGAAGACTTAGCAGATGAGTTAGGAATGGACCCAGTTGAAATAAGGAAGAAGAATTTAGTAGACGATTCCGGTTATGTTACTCCTTTAGGTTTAAAATATGACCCTGCTGGTTATCATGAGGTTCTAGATATAGCTGAAAAATATTATAGAAAAACAAAAGAAACTTATAAGGATAAGGGAGTCTCAATAGTTACATTTACTGAATTAGTAAGAACTTCACCTGGTGAAGGGGCCAGAGTAGTAATAAAAGATGGTAAAATATACTTCTATCTAGGATTAGGAGCACATGGACAAGCTTATGGTTCATCTTTTAAGTGGATAGCAGCAGACATTCTAGGAGTAAGTGAAGACAAAATAGAAATAATAACTGGTACTACTGATTTAAAGGAAGGAGTGGGTAGTTTTGGTTCAAGAGGAGGTACAGTAGGTAGTTCTGCCTTAATTGCTGCAGCACAAGAGCTACTCAAAAAACTTGGAAAAGATAAATTAAATGATGAAGACTTAAAGAAGTATGAAGGAGCTGAAGCTGAAGTCTTCTATACTACAGATGATATCTTTGCTCCTGGTGCACATGTAGCTGTAGTTGATGTAGATAAAGAAACAGGGCAAATTAGAGTGATTGATTACTATGCTATAGATGATGTAGGAAAAGTTTTAAGTAGAGAAGAAATTGAAGGGCAAATAGTTGGAGGAGTTCTACAAGGTGCCTCACAAGTCATGATGGAATCTATGCAATATGATGAAAGGGGAAATCCTTTATGTTCCTCTATAGCTGATTGTGGTTTGCTCACAGCTATAGAAGCACCAAGGAGAGTAAACACTGAATACGTAGAATTTCGATCTAAACTTCTCTCTGGAAGTAGAGGAGTTGGAGAAGCTGGTACTACTGGTGCCTTACCAGCCGTATTTATTGCAGTTGAAAAAGCAGTAAAAAAGAAGTTTAACATTACTCCGGTAAATCCTTCGCTTATAGTTCCTTAA